Proteins encoded together in one Riemerella anatipestifer window:
- a CDS encoding YtxH domain-containing protein, which translates to MSRRGNNSVGVLVGLLAGAAVGVALGMLYAPEEGKRTRKKLKRKAEDLKDQAEREYKRACEKVKDQYQDLSEKTKSNVDKVVSNVKETYDKYKGQVVDKANEVAKDVESELDGLK; encoded by the coding sequence ATGTCAAGAAGAGGAAATAACTCAGTAGGTGTATTAGTAGGTCTTTTAGCAGGAGCAGCTGTAGGTGTTGCTTTAGGAATGCTTTATGCTCCAGAAGAGGGAAAAAGAACAAGAAAAAAGCTTAAAAGAAAAGCTGAAGATTTAAAAGATCAAGCAGAGAGAGAATATAAAAGAGCTTGTGAAAAGGTAAAAGACCAATATCAAGATTTATCAGAAAAAACTAAATCTAATGTAGATAAAGTGGTTTCTAATGTTAAAGAAACTTATGATAAATACAAAGGTCAAGTAGTAGATAAAGCTAATGAAGTAGCTAAAGATGTAGAGTCAGAATTAGATGGCTTGAAGTAA
- a CDS encoding tetratricopeptide repeat protein, which produces MKKVILSIAVFSTTLAFSQKKEIQNAFKAIESGDIAATNAELSKAEVLIGSKSYLVEPSLLEQYYYSKGVALIKSGKTTEGATWLGKIGDLSKSKIYTGKDADKNKVYFVGKEAAETSGIAGLKEESYVSKLSDKLPQLINPMLKTAGDEAYQAYQAKDHIKAAAKYLEVYNLLKAAGTDDKLYQYYAGLNYALANDKSKAIEVYSDLIKSGYTGVTTIYKAKNKKTGQDENLDKNGFETLKRLGSASDYTDFRTEQTPSIEQELYETNAALLIDSERYTDALNLLEKGIKKFPKSNKLSELQGTAYYKSGKTNEFINNLKNVVASNPNDKVSWYNLGVLLSKDEAKLNEAEGAFKRALEIDPDYVPAIQGIFYNVYMLGDDGKVIEKAEAARKAKKMDEFNKILQDRRDRFAKGLPYLEKWYSLEPKNPEIVSLLKGVYQTLRKEDKVKEMKAVEDSLKK; this is translated from the coding sequence ATGAAAAAAGTTATTTTAAGTATTGCTGTGTTTTCAACAACACTAGCATTTTCACAAAAAAAGGAAATTCAAAACGCGTTCAAAGCAATAGAGTCAGGTGATATCGCGGCTACTAATGCAGAACTTTCAAAAGCAGAAGTTCTTATTGGTAGCAAATCATATTTAGTAGAGCCTAGTTTATTAGAACAATATTATTACTCTAAAGGAGTAGCTCTTATAAAGTCTGGTAAAACTACAGAAGGAGCTACTTGGCTAGGTAAAATAGGAGATTTAAGTAAGTCTAAAATCTATACAGGTAAAGATGCTGATAAAAACAAAGTTTATTTTGTAGGGAAGGAAGCTGCTGAGACTAGCGGTATAGCAGGGCTTAAAGAGGAGTCTTATGTGTCTAAACTATCAGATAAATTACCACAGTTAATTAACCCTATGTTAAAAACAGCTGGAGATGAAGCTTATCAAGCTTATCAAGCAAAAGATCACATAAAGGCTGCTGCTAAATATCTAGAGGTTTATAACCTTCTAAAAGCTGCTGGTACAGATGATAAATTATATCAGTACTATGCAGGTCTAAACTATGCACTTGCAAATGATAAATCTAAAGCCATAGAGGTGTACTCTGATTTAATTAAAAGCGGTTACACAGGAGTTACAACCATATATAAGGCTAAAAATAAAAAGACAGGGCAAGATGAAAATCTAGATAAAAATGGTTTTGAAACTTTAAAGAGATTAGGTTCTGCTTCGGATTATACTGATTTTAGAACAGAACAAACGCCTAGTATCGAGCAAGAGTTATATGAAACTAATGCAGCCTTGCTTATTGATTCTGAAAGATATACAGACGCTTTAAATTTACTGGAAAAGGGTATTAAAAAATTCCCTAAAAGCAATAAATTATCGGAGTTACAAGGTACAGCTTATTATAAGTCAGGGAAAACCAACGAGTTTATCAATAACTTAAAAAATGTAGTTGCTTCTAATCCTAATGATAAAGTAAGTTGGTATAATTTAGGAGTTCTTTTAAGTAAAGATGAAGCTAAATTAAATGAAGCAGAAGGTGCATTTAAAAGAGCTTTAGAAATAGACCCTGATTATGTTCCTGCTATTCAAGGTATATTCTATAATGTTTATATGTTAGGTGATGACGGTAAAGTTATAGAGAAAGCAGAAGCTGCTAGAAAAGCAAAAAAAATGGACGAGTTTAATAAAATCTTACAAGATAGAAGGGATAGATTTGCTAAAGGGTTACCTTATTTAGAAAAGTGGTATTCTTTAGAGCCTAAAAATCCTGAAATTGTGAGTTTATTAAAAGGAGTTTATCAAACTTTACGTAAAGAAGATAAAGTAAAGGAAATGAAGGCTGTAGAAGATAGCCTTAAAAAATAA
- the gyrA gene encoding DNA gyrase subunit A: MHKEGERLIPINIVDEMKSSYIDYSMSVIVSRALPDVRDGLKPVHRRVLYGMYGLGVFSNKKYLKSARIVGDVLGKYHPHGDISVYDAMVRMAQPWSLRYPQVDGQGNFGSMDGDPPAAMRYTEARLKKISDEILSDLDKETVDFQNNFDDSLQEPTVLPTKIPNLLVNGTSGIAVGMATNMAPHNLSESVDAICAYIDNKEIEIDELMKYIIAPDFPTGGIIYGYDGVRDAFHTGRGRIILRAKVAFEEIGNRNAIIVTEIPYLVNKAEMIARTSELVKEDKIQGIHEIRDESDRRGMRVVYELKNDAIPNVVLNLLYKYTALQTSFSVNNIALVKGRPQQLNLKDIIVHFVEHRHEIVIRRTQYELKKARERAHILEGFMKVIATQDTLDKAISIIRHSATPQAAKEGLIAEFELSDIQAQAILDLRLARLTGMELDKIRDEYKAIMDLINDLEDILSNEVRRYQIIKDELLEVKEKYGDERRTEIDYSGGEMSIEDFIPNEEVVLTISHAGYIKRTLLSEYKTQSRGGVGNRAASTRDEDFLEYIVSATNHQYMLFFTEKGKCYWLRVFEIPEGSKTAKGRAIQNLINIEPDDKIKAYIRTNDLKDSEYVKQMYVVMITKNGTIKKTSLEAYSRPRTNGIHAIEIREDDQLLGARLTNGNSEIMIATKNGKCIRFPEEKARAVGRTSIGVRGISLEDNDEVIGMIVVNDIENETVLVVSEKGYGKRTAVEDYRVTNRGGKGVITLNITEKTGQLIAIQSVVDGNDLMIINKSGVAIRMSVDNMRVMGRNTQGVRLINLKNNDEIAAVAKVEAEKDVEDEEMEESNNETVNPSEGNSEE, from the coding sequence ATGCATAAAGAAGGAGAAAGGTTAATACCTATCAATATTGTGGACGAAATGAAGTCCTCTTATATTGACTACTCAATGTCCGTTATTGTATCTCGTGCCTTGCCAGATGTAAGGGACGGATTAAAGCCTGTACATCGTAGGGTTTTGTATGGTATGTATGGATTGGGAGTTTTTTCAAATAAAAAATATTTAAAATCTGCCAGAATTGTAGGAGATGTTTTAGGTAAATATCACCCACATGGTGATATCTCTGTTTATGATGCTATGGTACGTATGGCACAACCGTGGAGTTTAAGGTATCCGCAAGTAGATGGTCAGGGTAATTTTGGTTCTATGGACGGCGACCCACCAGCAGCTATGCGTTATACCGAAGCTAGACTGAAAAAAATATCTGATGAAATTCTATCAGATTTAGATAAAGAAACAGTTGATTTCCAAAATAACTTTGATGATAGCTTGCAAGAGCCTACAGTACTGCCTACTAAAATACCTAACCTTTTAGTAAATGGTACTTCTGGTATTGCGGTAGGTATGGCAACCAATATGGCACCTCATAACCTGTCCGAATCGGTAGATGCTATCTGTGCCTATATAGATAATAAGGAGATAGAAATAGATGAGTTAATGAAATATATCATCGCTCCTGATTTTCCTACGGGAGGAATTATCTATGGCTATGATGGAGTTAGAGATGCGTTCCATACAGGAAGAGGGCGAATAATATTAAGAGCTAAAGTCGCTTTTGAAGAGATTGGAAACCGTAATGCCATTATCGTTACCGAAATTCCTTATTTGGTAAACAAAGCTGAAATGATAGCTAGAACATCAGAGTTGGTAAAAGAGGATAAAATACAAGGTATTCACGAGATTAGAGATGAGTCTGATAGGAGAGGAATGCGTGTGGTTTATGAACTTAAAAACGACGCAATACCTAATGTAGTCCTTAATCTATTATATAAGTACACAGCGTTACAAACATCGTTTAGTGTCAATAATATTGCTTTAGTAAAGGGCAGACCACAACAGCTTAATCTAAAAGATATTATCGTTCACTTTGTGGAGCATCGCCACGAGATTGTAATTCGTAGAACTCAGTATGAGCTTAAAAAAGCTAGAGAAAGAGCTCATATCTTAGAAGGTTTTATGAAGGTTATTGCAACTCAAGATACTTTAGATAAGGCAATTTCTATCATTAGACATTCAGCAACGCCACAAGCTGCTAAAGAAGGGTTGATTGCAGAGTTTGAACTTTCGGACATACAGGCTCAAGCTATCTTAGATTTAAGATTAGCTAGGCTTACAGGTATGGAATTAGACAAAATCCGTGATGAGTACAAAGCTATTATGGATTTAATTAACGATTTAGAGGATATTCTTTCCAACGAAGTTAGACGCTACCAAATCATTAAAGATGAATTGTTAGAAGTTAAAGAAAAATATGGCGATGAAAGAAGAACGGAAATAGACTATTCTGGAGGTGAAATGTCCATAGAAGACTTTATTCCTAATGAAGAAGTGGTACTTACTATTTCTCACGCTGGATACATCAAGAGAACTCTCCTTTCAGAATACAAAACTCAAAGTAGAGGTGGAGTGGGCAACCGTGCGGCATCTACAAGAGACGAAGACTTCTTAGAATACATTGTTTCTGCTACCAATCACCAGTATATGCTATTCTTTACGGAAAAAGGTAAGTGCTACTGGCTGCGAGTGTTCGAAATTCCTGAAGGCTCCAAAACAGCTAAAGGTAGAGCAATACAGAACTTAATCAATATAGAACCTGATGATAAAATCAAGGCTTACATTAGAACCAATGATTTAAAGGATTCTGAGTATGTTAAGCAGATGTATGTGGTAATGATTACCAAAAACGGAACCATTAAGAAAACTTCGTTGGAGGCTTACTCTAGGCCTAGAACCAATGGTATACACGCCATAGAAATTAGAGAAGATGACCAGCTTCTAGGAGCAAGACTTACCAATGGCAACTCTGAAATAATGATAGCCACTAAAAATGGTAAATGTATCCGTTTCCCAGAAGAGAAGGCAAGAGCGGTAGGTAGAACTTCCATTGGGGTAAGAGGTATTTCTCTAGAAGACAACGACGAGGTAATTGGTATGATAGTTGTAAACGATATAGAGAATGAAACTGTTTTGGTAGTTTCTGAAAAAGGCTATGGTAAGAGAACTGCAGTAGAAGACTATCGTGTTACTAACCGTGGAGGTAAAGGGGTTATTACTCTCAACATTACTGAAAAAACAGGTCAGCTTATTGCGATACAATCAGTAGTAGATGGTAATGATTTAATGATTATCAATAAATCAGGAGTTGCAATAAGAATGTCGGTGGATAATATGCGTGTTATGGGTAGAAATACCCAAGGTGTAAGGCTAATTAACCTTAAAAATAACGATGAAATAGCTGCAGTAGCTAAGGTAGAAGCCGAGAAAGATGTAGAGGACGAAGAAATGGAAGAATCTAATAATGAAACTGTAAATCCGTCTGAAGGAAATTCAGAGGAATAG
- a CDS encoding DUF4286 family protein, producing the protein MSILSLTFHCEQGSISEWKTYFNESIINHYREKQNLKHYIASEVETERLQEGTNFNLLLIFETVEDRTNFITNELPNITMEVEKIFGDRVLVFATLLNPTTSNI; encoded by the coding sequence ATGAGTATATTAAGTTTAACATTCCATTGTGAACAAGGAAGCATATCCGAATGGAAAACATACTTCAACGAAAGTATCATAAACCATTATAGAGAAAAACAAAATTTAAAACACTATATCGCTTCCGAAGTAGAAACTGAAAGACTACAAGAAGGGACTAATTTTAATCTGTTACTTATTTTTGAAACTGTCGAAGACAGAACGAACTTTATTACAAATGAATTACCTAATATTACGATGGAAGTAGAAAAAATATTCGGAGATAGAGTTTTAGTTTTTGCTACATTATTGAATCCTACTACATCTAATATTTAA